Proteins from a genomic interval of Thermodesulfobacteriota bacterium:
- a CDS encoding 3-isopropylmalate dehydrogenase: MVKSYEIAVIPGDGTGPEVVREGIKVLDTVAVKCGFNLNYNYFNLGGDHYKETGEILPDDLLKSLASHHAIYLGAIGHPDVKPGILEKGILLKIRFFLEQYINLRPVKLYEGVDTPLKDKGPEEIDFVVVRENTEGLYAGAGGCLKRGTDDEVAVQESINTRKGVERCIRYAFEYCRKRNKDKKLTLCGKTNVLTYAFDLWERVFNEVAKEYSDIKADYAHVDAICMWMVKNPEWFDVIVTDNMFGDIITDLAAMIQGGMGIAAGANINPEGVSMFEPIGGSAPKYTGKNVINPIAAISAGQIMLETMNETKAAYMVEDGVKKVLRDDLKSVSAGRMGYTTQEVGDLIAGYIDQKF, translated from the coding sequence ATGGTAAAATCATATGAAATAGCCGTTATTCCCGGGGATGGTACGGGGCCCGAGGTAGTTCGGGAAGGAATTAAAGTCCTGGATACAGTTGCCGTAAAATGTGGGTTTAATTTAAATTATAATTATTTTAATTTAGGTGGCGATCATTATAAGGAGACTGGCGAGATCCTACCGGATGATCTTCTTAAATCACTGGCGTCACATCACGCCATATATCTGGGAGCGATAGGACACCCTGATGTAAAGCCGGGGATTCTGGAAAAAGGAATTTTGCTGAAAATCAGATTTTTTCTTGAACAGTATATAAATCTTAGACCGGTCAAGCTTTATGAAGGAGTTGATACACCGCTAAAGGATAAAGGCCCGGAGGAAATAGACTTTGTTGTTGTTCGAGAAAACACCGAAGGCCTTTACGCAGGCGCAGGTGGATGCTTAAAAAGAGGAACTGATGATGAAGTCGCTGTGCAGGAATCGATAAACACAAGGAAAGGTGTGGAGCGGTGTATCAGATATGCTTTTGAATATTGCAGAAAACGAAATAAAGACAAAAAGCTCACTCTTTGTGGGAAAACAAATGTGCTGACATATGCGTTTGATTTATGGGAACGGGTATTTAATGAAGTTGCCAAAGAGTATTCGGATATTAAGGCGGATTATGCCCATGTTGATGCAATATGCATGTGGATGGTAAAGAATCCGGAGTGGTTTGATGTGATCGTGACCGACAATATGTTTGGGGACATTATAACGGATCTGGCGGCAATGATACAGGGGGGTATGGGGATTGCTGCCGGTGCAAACATTAACCCTGAAGGGGTATCAATGTTTGAACCAATTGGGGGGTCGGCTCCAAAGTATACAGGAAAAAACGTGATTAATCCAATTGCTGCCATATCAGCAGGCCAGATTATGCTTGAAACAATGAATGAAACCAAAGCTGCTTATATGGTAGAAGACGGTGTAAAAAAGGTATTGCGTGATGACTTAAAAAGTGTGTCAGCAGGCAGGATGGGATATACTACACAGGAAGTGGGTGACCTTATCGCAGGGTATATTGACCAAAAATTTTAA